One part of the Homo sapiens chromosome 19, GRCh38.p14 Primary Assembly genome encodes these proteins:
- the PTPRH gene encoding receptor-type tyrosine-protein phosphatase H isoform X14: MGRGPAAPPSPSASLGGGVVERLTPFSLGSLQGLCSWTGARAPDLPSQFSAPNPGRNLTVETQTTSSISLSWEVPDGLDSQNSNYWVQCTGDGGTTETRNTTATNVTVDGLGPGSLYTCSVWVEKDGVNSSVGTVTTATAPNPVRNLRVEAQTNSSIALTWEVPDGPDPQNSTYGVEYTGDGGRAGTRSTAHTNITVDGLEPGCLYAFSMWVGKNGINSSRETRNATTAHNPVRNLRVEAQTTSSISLSWEVPDGTDPQNSTYCVQCTGDGGRTETRNTTDTRVTVDGLGPGSLYTCSVWVEKDGVNSSVEIVTSATAPNPVRNLTVEAQTNSSIALTWEVPDGPDPQNSTYGVEYTGDGGRAGTRSTAHTNITVDRLEPGCLYVFSVWVGKNGINSSRETRNATTAPNPVRNLHMETQTNSSIALCWEVPDGPYPQDYTYWVEYTGDGGGTETRNTTNTSVTAERLEPGTLYTFSVWAEKNGARGSRQNVSISTVPNAVTSLSKQDWTNSTIALRWTAPQGPGQSSYSYWVSWVREGMTDPRTQSTSGTDITLKELEAGSLYHLTVWAERNEVRGYNSTLTAATAPNEVTDLQNETQTKNSVMLWWKAPGDPHSQLYVYWVQWASKGHPRRGQDPQANWVNQTSRTNETWYKVEALEPGTLYNFTVWAERNDVASSTQSLCASTYPDTVTITSCVSTSAGYGVNLIWSCPQGGYEAFELEVGGQRGSQDRSSCGEAVSVLGLGPARSYPATITTIWDGMKVVSHSVVCHTESAGVIAGAFVGILLFLILVGLLIFFLKRRNKKKQQKPELRDLVFSSPGDIPAEDFADHVRKNERDSNCGFADEYQQLSLVGHSQSQMVASASENNAKNRYRNVLPYDWSRVPLKPIHEEPGSDYINASFMPGLWSPQEFIATQGPLPQTVGDFWRLVWEQQSHTLVMLTNCMEAGRVKCEHYWPLDSQPCTHGHLRVTLVGEEVMENWTVRELLLLQSL; this comes from the exons ATGGGGCGGGGACCAGCCGCTCCTCCCAGCCCCTCGGCCTCACTGGGCGGAGGAGTGGTTGAGAGGCTGACTCCGTTTTCTCTGGGTTCCCTCCAGGGCCTGTGCAGCTGGACAGGGGCCAGGGCGCCTG ACCTTCCTTCCCAATTCTCAGCCCCCAACCCAGGGAGGAACCTGACAGTGGAGACTCAGACCACCAGCTCCATCTCCCTGAGCTGGGAGGTCCCCGATGGCCTAGACTCACAGAACTCCAACTACTGGGTTCAGTGTACTGGAGACGGCGGCACAACAGAGACTCGAAACACAACAGCCACCAACGTCACCGTGGATGGCCTTGGACCCGGGTCATTGTATACGTGTTCTGTGTGGGTGGAGAAAGACGGAGTAAATAGCTCTGTGGGGACTGTCACTACTGCCACAG CTCCCAACCCAGTGAGGAACCTGAGAGTGGAGGCTCAGACCAACAGCTCCATCGCCCTGACCTGGGAGGTCCCCGACGGCCCAGACCCACAGAACTCCACCTACGGGGTTGAGTACACTGGAGATGGTGGCAGAGCAGGGACTCGAAGCACAGCACACACTAACATCACCGTGGATGGACTTGAACCCGGGTGTTTGTATGCGTTTTCCATGTGGGTGGGAAAGAATGGAATCAACAGCTCCCGGGAGACTCGAAATGCCACCACAG CTCACAACCCAGTGAGGAACCTGAGAGTGGAGGCTCAGACCACCAGCTCCATCTCCCTGAGCTGGGAGGTCCCCGATGGCACAGACCCACAGAACTCGACCTACTGCGTTCAGTGCACTGGAGATGGTGGCAGAACAGAGACTCGAAACACAACAGACACCAGAGTCACCGTGGATGGCCTTGGACCCGGGTCATTGTATACGTGTTCTGTGTGGGTGGAGAAAGACGGAGTAAATAGCTCTGTGGAGATTGTCACTAGTGCCACAG CTCCCAACCCAGTGAGAAACCTGACAGTGGAGGCTCAGACCAACAGCTCCATCGCCCTGACCTGGGAGGTCCCCGATGGCCCAGACCCACAGAACTCCACCTACGGGGTTGAGTACACTGGAGATGGTGGCAGAGCAGGGACTCGAAGCACAGCACACACCAACATCACCGTGGATAGACTTGAACCCGGGTGTTTGTATGTGTTTTCCGTGTGGGTGGGGAAGAATGGAATCAACAGCTCCCGGGAGACTCGAAATGCCACCACAG CCCCCAACCCAGTGAGAAACCTCCATATGGAGACTCAGACCAACAGCTCCATCGCCCTATGCTGGGAAGTCCCCGATGGCCCATACCCTCAGGACTACACCTACTGGGTAGAGTACACTGGAGACGGTGGTGGCACAGAGACCCGAAACACAACAAATACCAGTGTGACAGCTGAGAGACTTGAGCCCGGAACCTTGTACACATTCTCTGTATGGGCAGAAAAAAATGGAGCACGTGGCTCCAGGCAGAATGTCAGCATCTCCACAG TCCCCAACGCAGTGACAAGCCTCAGCAAGCAGGACTGGACCAACAGCACCATTGCTTTGCGCTGGACAGCTCCCCAGGGCCCAGGCCAGTCTTCCTACAGCTACTGGGTCTCATGGGTCAGGGAAGGCATGACTGACCCCAGGACCCAAAGCACCTCAGGTACTGACATCACCCTAAAGGAACTGGAAGCTGGCAGCCTGTACCACCTCACCGTCTGGGCCGAGAGGAATGAGGTCAGAGGCTATAACAGCACCCTCACTGCAGCCACTG CTCCCAATGAGGTCACAGATCTCCAGAATGAAACTCAGACTAAGAACTCAGTCATGCTGTGGTGGAAGGCCCCTGGAGACCCCCACTCTCAGTTGTACGTATACTGGGTCCAGTGGGCCAGCAAGGGACATCCCCGGAGGGGGCAAGATCCCCAAGCGAATTGGGTCAACCAGACCAGCAGGACCAATGAGACGTGGTACAAAGTGGAGGCCCTGGAACCCGGGACGTTGTACAATTTCACCGTGTGGGCAGAGAGGAATGACGTAGCCAGTTCCACGCAGAGCCTCTGTGCGTCCACAT ACCCAGACACAGTCACCATCACTTCCTGTGTCAGCACCTCAGCGGGCTATGGAGTCAACTTGATCTGGTCCTGCCCCCAGGGAGGCTACGAGGCCTTTGAGttggaggtgggaggacagcgGGGCTCCCAGGACAGATCTTCATGTGGGGAGGCTGTGTCTGTGTTGGGTCTCGGGCCGGCTCGGTCCTACCCAGCCACCATCACGACCATCTGGGACGGAATGAAGGTCGTGTCTCACTCTGTGGTCTGCCACACCGAGAGTGCAG GGGTCATTGCCGGAGCCTTTGTGGGCATCCTCCTGTTTCTCATCCTCGTGGGCCTGCTGATTTTCTTCCTGAAGAggag GAATaagaagaagcagcagaaacCAGAACTCAGGGATCTGGTCTTTAG CTCCCCAGGGGACATCCCAGCTGAAGACTTCGCTGACCACGTCAGGAAGAATGAGAGGGACAGCAACTGTGGTTTTGCAGACGAGTACCAG CAACTCTCCCTGGTGGGCCACAGCCAGTCTCAGATGGTGGCTTCGGCTTCAGAGAACAACGCCAAGAACCGCTACAGAAATGTGCTGCCCT ATGACTGGTCCCGGGTGCCCCTGAAGCCCATCCATGAGGAGCCAGGCTCTGACTACATCAATGCCAGCTTCATGCCC GGTCTCTGGAGCCCCCAGGAGTTCATTGCAACCCAGGGTCCCCTGCCACAGACAGTGGGTGACTTCTGGCGCCTGGTGTGGGAACAGCAGAGCCACACCCTGGTCATGCTGACCAACTGCATGGAGGCCGGCCGG
- the PTPRH gene encoding receptor-type tyrosine-protein phosphatase H isoform X20 yields the protein MAGAGGGLGVWGNLVLLGLCSWTGARAPDLPSQFSAPNPGRNLTVETQTTSSISLSWEVPDGLDSQNSNYWVQCTGDGGTTETRNTTATNVTVDGLGPGSLYTCSVWVEKDGVNSSVGTVTTATAPNPVRNLRVEAQTNSSIALTWEVPDGPDPQNSTYGVEYTGDGGRAGTRSTAHTNITVDGLEPGCLYAFSMWVGKNGINSSRETRNATTAHNPVRNLRVEAQTTSSISLSWEVPDGTDPQNSTYCVQCTGDGGRTETRNTTDTRVTVDGLGPGSLYTCSVWVEKDGVNSSVEIVTSATAPNPVRNLTVEAQTNSSIALTWEVPDGPDPQNSTYGVEYTGDGGRAGTRSTAHTNITVDRLEPGCLYVFSVWVGKNGINSSRETRNATTAPNPVRNLHMETQTNSSIALCWEVPDGPYPQDYTYWVEYTGDGGGTETRNTTNTSVTAERLEPGTLYTFSVWAEKNGARGSRQNVSISTVPNAVTSLSKQDWTNSTIALRWTAPQGPGQSSYSYWVSWVREGMTDPRTQSTSGTDITLKELEAGSLYHLTVWAERNEVRGYNSTLTAATAPNEVTDLQNETQTKNSVMLWWKAPGDPHSQLYVYWVQWASKGHPRRGQDPQANWVNQTSRTNETWYKVEALEPGTLYNFTVWAERNDVASSTQSLCASTYPDTVTITSCVSTSAGYGVNLIWSCPQGGYEAFELEVGGQRGSQDRSSCGEAVSVLGLGPARSYPATITTIWDGMKVVSHSVVCHTESAGLLRSCSLGAFKADEDGP from the exons atggctggggctgGCGGGGGCCTCGGGGTCTGGGGGAACCTGGTGCTGCTG GGCCTGTGCAGCTGGACAGGGGCCAGGGCGCCTG ACCTTCCTTCCCAATTCTCAGCCCCCAACCCAGGGAGGAACCTGACAGTGGAGACTCAGACCACCAGCTCCATCTCCCTGAGCTGGGAGGTCCCCGATGGCCTAGACTCACAGAACTCCAACTACTGGGTTCAGTGTACTGGAGACGGCGGCACAACAGAGACTCGAAACACAACAGCCACCAACGTCACCGTGGATGGCCTTGGACCCGGGTCATTGTATACGTGTTCTGTGTGGGTGGAGAAAGACGGAGTAAATAGCTCTGTGGGGACTGTCACTACTGCCACAG CTCCCAACCCAGTGAGGAACCTGAGAGTGGAGGCTCAGACCAACAGCTCCATCGCCCTGACCTGGGAGGTCCCCGACGGCCCAGACCCACAGAACTCCACCTACGGGGTTGAGTACACTGGAGATGGTGGCAGAGCAGGGACTCGAAGCACAGCACACACTAACATCACCGTGGATGGACTTGAACCCGGGTGTTTGTATGCGTTTTCCATGTGGGTGGGAAAGAATGGAATCAACAGCTCCCGGGAGACTCGAAATGCCACCACAG CTCACAACCCAGTGAGGAACCTGAGAGTGGAGGCTCAGACCACCAGCTCCATCTCCCTGAGCTGGGAGGTCCCCGATGGCACAGACCCACAGAACTCGACCTACTGCGTTCAGTGCACTGGAGATGGTGGCAGAACAGAGACTCGAAACACAACAGACACCAGAGTCACCGTGGATGGCCTTGGACCCGGGTCATTGTATACGTGTTCTGTGTGGGTGGAGAAAGACGGAGTAAATAGCTCTGTGGAGATTGTCACTAGTGCCACAG CTCCCAACCCAGTGAGAAACCTGACAGTGGAGGCTCAGACCAACAGCTCCATCGCCCTGACCTGGGAGGTCCCCGATGGCCCAGACCCACAGAACTCCACCTACGGGGTTGAGTACACTGGAGATGGTGGCAGAGCAGGGACTCGAAGCACAGCACACACCAACATCACCGTGGATAGACTTGAACCCGGGTGTTTGTATGTGTTTTCCGTGTGGGTGGGGAAGAATGGAATCAACAGCTCCCGGGAGACTCGAAATGCCACCACAG CCCCCAACCCAGTGAGAAACCTCCATATGGAGACTCAGACCAACAGCTCCATCGCCCTATGCTGGGAAGTCCCCGATGGCCCATACCCTCAGGACTACACCTACTGGGTAGAGTACACTGGAGACGGTGGTGGCACAGAGACCCGAAACACAACAAATACCAGTGTGACAGCTGAGAGACTTGAGCCCGGAACCTTGTACACATTCTCTGTATGGGCAGAAAAAAATGGAGCACGTGGCTCCAGGCAGAATGTCAGCATCTCCACAG TCCCCAACGCAGTGACAAGCCTCAGCAAGCAGGACTGGACCAACAGCACCATTGCTTTGCGCTGGACAGCTCCCCAGGGCCCAGGCCAGTCTTCCTACAGCTACTGGGTCTCATGGGTCAGGGAAGGCATGACTGACCCCAGGACCCAAAGCACCTCAGGTACTGACATCACCCTAAAGGAACTGGAAGCTGGCAGCCTGTACCACCTCACCGTCTGGGCCGAGAGGAATGAGGTCAGAGGCTATAACAGCACCCTCACTGCAGCCACTG CTCCCAATGAGGTCACAGATCTCCAGAATGAAACTCAGACTAAGAACTCAGTCATGCTGTGGTGGAAGGCCCCTGGAGACCCCCACTCTCAGTTGTACGTATACTGGGTCCAGTGGGCCAGCAAGGGACATCCCCGGAGGGGGCAAGATCCCCAAGCGAATTGGGTCAACCAGACCAGCAGGACCAATGAGACGTGGTACAAAGTGGAGGCCCTGGAACCCGGGACGTTGTACAATTTCACCGTGTGGGCAGAGAGGAATGACGTAGCCAGTTCCACGCAGAGCCTCTGTGCGTCCACAT ACCCAGACACAGTCACCATCACTTCCTGTGTCAGCACCTCAGCGGGCTATGGAGTCAACTTGATCTGGTCCTGCCCCCAGGGAGGCTACGAGGCCTTTGAGttggaggtgggaggacagcgGGGCTCCCAGGACAGATCTTCATGTGGGGAGGCTGTGTCTGTGTTGGGTCTCGGGCCGGCTCGGTCCTACCCAGCCACCATCACGACCATCTGGGACGGAATGAAGGTCGTGTCTCACTCTGTGGTCTGCCACACCGAGAGTGCAG GATTGCTGAGAAGCTGCAGCTTGGGGGCCTTCAAGGCTGATGAAGATGGGCCATAG
- the PTPRH gene encoding receptor-type tyrosine-protein phosphatase H isoform X19 — translation MGRGPAAPPSPSASLGGGVVERLTPFSLGSLQGLCSWTGARAPAPNPGRNLTVETQTTSSISLSWEVPDGLDSQNSNYWVQCTGDGGTTETRNTTATNVTVDGLGPGSLYTCSVWVEKDGVNSSVGTVTTATAPNPVRNLRVEAQTNSSIALTWEVPDGPDPQNSTYGVEYTGDGGRAGTRSTAHTNITVDGLEPGCLYAFSMWVGKNGINSSRETRNATTAHNPVRNLRVEAQTTSSISLSWEVPDGTDPQNSTYCVQCTGDGGRTETRNTTDTRVTVDGLGPGSLYTCSVWVEKDGVNSSVEIVTSATAPNPVRNLTVEAQTNSSIALTWEVPDGPDPQNSTYGVEYTGDGGRAGTRSTAHTNITVDRLEPGCLYVFSVWVGKNGINSSRETRNATTAPNPVRNLHMETQTNSSIALCWEVPDGPYPQDYTYWVEYTGDGGGTETRNTTNTSVTAERLEPGTLYTFSVWAEKNGARGSRQNVSISTVPNAVTSLSKQDWTNSTIALRWTAPQGPGQSSYSYWVSWVREGMTDPRTQSTSGTDITLKELEAGSLYHLTVWAERNEVRGYNSTLTAATAPNEVTDLQNETQTKNSVMLWWKAPGDPHSQLYVYWVQWASKGHPRRGQDPQANWVNQTSRTNETWYKVEALEPGTLYNFTVWAERNDVASSTQSLCASTYPDTVTITSCVSTSAGYGVNLIWSCPQGGYEAFELEVGGQRGSQDRSSCGEAVSVLGLGPARSYPATITTIWDGMKVVSHSVVCHTESAGLLRSCSLGAFKADEDGP, via the exons ATGGGGCGGGGACCAGCCGCTCCTCCCAGCCCCTCGGCCTCACTGGGCGGAGGAGTGGTTGAGAGGCTGACTCCGTTTTCTCTGGGTTCCCTCCAGGGCCTGTGCAGCTGGACAGGGGCCAGGGCGCCTG CCCCCAACCCAGGGAGGAACCTGACAGTGGAGACTCAGACCACCAGCTCCATCTCCCTGAGCTGGGAGGTCCCCGATGGCCTAGACTCACAGAACTCCAACTACTGGGTTCAGTGTACTGGAGACGGCGGCACAACAGAGACTCGAAACACAACAGCCACCAACGTCACCGTGGATGGCCTTGGACCCGGGTCATTGTATACGTGTTCTGTGTGGGTGGAGAAAGACGGAGTAAATAGCTCTGTGGGGACTGTCACTACTGCCACAG CTCCCAACCCAGTGAGGAACCTGAGAGTGGAGGCTCAGACCAACAGCTCCATCGCCCTGACCTGGGAGGTCCCCGACGGCCCAGACCCACAGAACTCCACCTACGGGGTTGAGTACACTGGAGATGGTGGCAGAGCAGGGACTCGAAGCACAGCACACACTAACATCACCGTGGATGGACTTGAACCCGGGTGTTTGTATGCGTTTTCCATGTGGGTGGGAAAGAATGGAATCAACAGCTCCCGGGAGACTCGAAATGCCACCACAG CTCACAACCCAGTGAGGAACCTGAGAGTGGAGGCTCAGACCACCAGCTCCATCTCCCTGAGCTGGGAGGTCCCCGATGGCACAGACCCACAGAACTCGACCTACTGCGTTCAGTGCACTGGAGATGGTGGCAGAACAGAGACTCGAAACACAACAGACACCAGAGTCACCGTGGATGGCCTTGGACCCGGGTCATTGTATACGTGTTCTGTGTGGGTGGAGAAAGACGGAGTAAATAGCTCTGTGGAGATTGTCACTAGTGCCACAG CTCCCAACCCAGTGAGAAACCTGACAGTGGAGGCTCAGACCAACAGCTCCATCGCCCTGACCTGGGAGGTCCCCGATGGCCCAGACCCACAGAACTCCACCTACGGGGTTGAGTACACTGGAGATGGTGGCAGAGCAGGGACTCGAAGCACAGCACACACCAACATCACCGTGGATAGACTTGAACCCGGGTGTTTGTATGTGTTTTCCGTGTGGGTGGGGAAGAATGGAATCAACAGCTCCCGGGAGACTCGAAATGCCACCACAG CCCCCAACCCAGTGAGAAACCTCCATATGGAGACTCAGACCAACAGCTCCATCGCCCTATGCTGGGAAGTCCCCGATGGCCCATACCCTCAGGACTACACCTACTGGGTAGAGTACACTGGAGACGGTGGTGGCACAGAGACCCGAAACACAACAAATACCAGTGTGACAGCTGAGAGACTTGAGCCCGGAACCTTGTACACATTCTCTGTATGGGCAGAAAAAAATGGAGCACGTGGCTCCAGGCAGAATGTCAGCATCTCCACAG TCCCCAACGCAGTGACAAGCCTCAGCAAGCAGGACTGGACCAACAGCACCATTGCTTTGCGCTGGACAGCTCCCCAGGGCCCAGGCCAGTCTTCCTACAGCTACTGGGTCTCATGGGTCAGGGAAGGCATGACTGACCCCAGGACCCAAAGCACCTCAGGTACTGACATCACCCTAAAGGAACTGGAAGCTGGCAGCCTGTACCACCTCACCGTCTGGGCCGAGAGGAATGAGGTCAGAGGCTATAACAGCACCCTCACTGCAGCCACTG CTCCCAATGAGGTCACAGATCTCCAGAATGAAACTCAGACTAAGAACTCAGTCATGCTGTGGTGGAAGGCCCCTGGAGACCCCCACTCTCAGTTGTACGTATACTGGGTCCAGTGGGCCAGCAAGGGACATCCCCGGAGGGGGCAAGATCCCCAAGCGAATTGGGTCAACCAGACCAGCAGGACCAATGAGACGTGGTACAAAGTGGAGGCCCTGGAACCCGGGACGTTGTACAATTTCACCGTGTGGGCAGAGAGGAATGACGTAGCCAGTTCCACGCAGAGCCTCTGTGCGTCCACAT ACCCAGACACAGTCACCATCACTTCCTGTGTCAGCACCTCAGCGGGCTATGGAGTCAACTTGATCTGGTCCTGCCCCCAGGGAGGCTACGAGGCCTTTGAGttggaggtgggaggacagcgGGGCTCCCAGGACAGATCTTCATGTGGGGAGGCTGTGTCTGTGTTGGGTCTCGGGCCGGCTCGGTCCTACCCAGCCACCATCACGACCATCTGGGACGGAATGAAGGTCGTGTCTCACTCTGTGGTCTGCCACACCGAGAGTGCAG GATTGCTGAGAAGCTGCAGCTTGGGGGCCTTCAAGGCTGATGAAGATGGGCCATAG
- the PTPRH gene encoding receptor-type tyrosine-protein phosphatase H isoform X18, giving the protein MGRGPAAPPSPSASLGGGVVERLTPFSLGSLQGLCSWTGARAPDLPSQFSAPNPGRNLTVETQTTSSISLSWEVPDGLDSQNSNYWVQCTGDGGTTETRNTTATNVTVDGLGPGSLYTCSVWVEKDGVNSSVGTVTTATAPNPVRNLRVEAQTNSSIALTWEVPDGPDPQNSTYGVEYTGDGGRAGTRSTAHTNITVDGLEPGCLYAFSMWVGKNGINSSRETRNATTAHNPVRNLRVEAQTTSSISLSWEVPDGTDPQNSTYCVQCTGDGGRTETRNTTDTRVTVDGLGPGSLYTCSVWVEKDGVNSSVEIVTSATAPNPVRNLTVEAQTNSSIALTWEVPDGPDPQNSTYGVEYTGDGGRAGTRSTAHTNITVDRLEPGCLYVFSVWVGKNGINSSRETRNATTAPNPVRNLHMETQTNSSIALCWEVPDGPYPQDYTYWVEYTGDGGGTETRNTTNTSVTAERLEPGTLYTFSVWAEKNGARGSRQNVSISTVPNAVTSLSKQDWTNSTIALRWTAPQGPGQSSYSYWVSWVREGMTDPRTQSTSGTDITLKELEAGSLYHLTVWAERNEVRGYNSTLTAATAPNEVTDLQNETQTKNSVMLWWKAPGDPHSQLYVYWVQWASKGHPRRGQDPQANWVNQTSRTNETWYKVEALEPGTLYNFTVWAERNDVASSTQSLCASTYPDTVTITSCVSTSAGYGVNLIWSCPQGGYEAFELEVGGQRGSQDRSSCGEAVSVLGLGPARSYPATITTIWDGMKVVSHSVVCHTESAGLLRSCSLGAFKADEDGP; this is encoded by the exons ATGGGGCGGGGACCAGCCGCTCCTCCCAGCCCCTCGGCCTCACTGGGCGGAGGAGTGGTTGAGAGGCTGACTCCGTTTTCTCTGGGTTCCCTCCAGGGCCTGTGCAGCTGGACAGGGGCCAGGGCGCCTG ACCTTCCTTCCCAATTCTCAGCCCCCAACCCAGGGAGGAACCTGACAGTGGAGACTCAGACCACCAGCTCCATCTCCCTGAGCTGGGAGGTCCCCGATGGCCTAGACTCACAGAACTCCAACTACTGGGTTCAGTGTACTGGAGACGGCGGCACAACAGAGACTCGAAACACAACAGCCACCAACGTCACCGTGGATGGCCTTGGACCCGGGTCATTGTATACGTGTTCTGTGTGGGTGGAGAAAGACGGAGTAAATAGCTCTGTGGGGACTGTCACTACTGCCACAG CTCCCAACCCAGTGAGGAACCTGAGAGTGGAGGCTCAGACCAACAGCTCCATCGCCCTGACCTGGGAGGTCCCCGACGGCCCAGACCCACAGAACTCCACCTACGGGGTTGAGTACACTGGAGATGGTGGCAGAGCAGGGACTCGAAGCACAGCACACACTAACATCACCGTGGATGGACTTGAACCCGGGTGTTTGTATGCGTTTTCCATGTGGGTGGGAAAGAATGGAATCAACAGCTCCCGGGAGACTCGAAATGCCACCACAG CTCACAACCCAGTGAGGAACCTGAGAGTGGAGGCTCAGACCACCAGCTCCATCTCCCTGAGCTGGGAGGTCCCCGATGGCACAGACCCACAGAACTCGACCTACTGCGTTCAGTGCACTGGAGATGGTGGCAGAACAGAGACTCGAAACACAACAGACACCAGAGTCACCGTGGATGGCCTTGGACCCGGGTCATTGTATACGTGTTCTGTGTGGGTGGAGAAAGACGGAGTAAATAGCTCTGTGGAGATTGTCACTAGTGCCACAG CTCCCAACCCAGTGAGAAACCTGACAGTGGAGGCTCAGACCAACAGCTCCATCGCCCTGACCTGGGAGGTCCCCGATGGCCCAGACCCACAGAACTCCACCTACGGGGTTGAGTACACTGGAGATGGTGGCAGAGCAGGGACTCGAAGCACAGCACACACCAACATCACCGTGGATAGACTTGAACCCGGGTGTTTGTATGTGTTTTCCGTGTGGGTGGGGAAGAATGGAATCAACAGCTCCCGGGAGACTCGAAATGCCACCACAG CCCCCAACCCAGTGAGAAACCTCCATATGGAGACTCAGACCAACAGCTCCATCGCCCTATGCTGGGAAGTCCCCGATGGCCCATACCCTCAGGACTACACCTACTGGGTAGAGTACACTGGAGACGGTGGTGGCACAGAGACCCGAAACACAACAAATACCAGTGTGACAGCTGAGAGACTTGAGCCCGGAACCTTGTACACATTCTCTGTATGGGCAGAAAAAAATGGAGCACGTGGCTCCAGGCAGAATGTCAGCATCTCCACAG TCCCCAACGCAGTGACAAGCCTCAGCAAGCAGGACTGGACCAACAGCACCATTGCTTTGCGCTGGACAGCTCCCCAGGGCCCAGGCCAGTCTTCCTACAGCTACTGGGTCTCATGGGTCAGGGAAGGCATGACTGACCCCAGGACCCAAAGCACCTCAGGTACTGACATCACCCTAAAGGAACTGGAAGCTGGCAGCCTGTACCACCTCACCGTCTGGGCCGAGAGGAATGAGGTCAGAGGCTATAACAGCACCCTCACTGCAGCCACTG CTCCCAATGAGGTCACAGATCTCCAGAATGAAACTCAGACTAAGAACTCAGTCATGCTGTGGTGGAAGGCCCCTGGAGACCCCCACTCTCAGTTGTACGTATACTGGGTCCAGTGGGCCAGCAAGGGACATCCCCGGAGGGGGCAAGATCCCCAAGCGAATTGGGTCAACCAGACCAGCAGGACCAATGAGACGTGGTACAAAGTGGAGGCCCTGGAACCCGGGACGTTGTACAATTTCACCGTGTGGGCAGAGAGGAATGACGTAGCCAGTTCCACGCAGAGCCTCTGTGCGTCCACAT ACCCAGACACAGTCACCATCACTTCCTGTGTCAGCACCTCAGCGGGCTATGGAGTCAACTTGATCTGGTCCTGCCCCCAGGGAGGCTACGAGGCCTTTGAGttggaggtgggaggacagcgGGGCTCCCAGGACAGATCTTCATGTGGGGAGGCTGTGTCTGTGTTGGGTCTCGGGCCGGCTCGGTCCTACCCAGCCACCATCACGACCATCTGGGACGGAATGAAGGTCGTGTCTCACTCTGTGGTCTGCCACACCGAGAGTGCAG GATTGCTGAGAAGCTGCAGCTTGGGGGCCTTCAAGGCTGATGAAGATGGGCCATAG